A window of the Drosophila simulans strain w501 chromosome 2L, Prin_Dsim_3.1, whole genome shotgun sequence genome harbors these coding sequences:
- the LOC6731592 gene encoding protein rolling stone, protein MRDKSQEPCCLPLKEEFQRSKFSLHHDDPGVFCRSQWQKGDRNIIWLLYRWILAAFFAAGVIGSMVQTFNGGRWFIYLTDWGFSLCFYCCTYGAIIATIYFIKPSYFAPGSWALKIYWISHYTTVVLAMLITLVFWAALYPSMPGMGAELYNLWAHAFNSICLVFDCFMVAFPTRIMHFVYPFTAGITYGVFSLIYFWAGGIDPMGNRFIYFILDWERPGLAIGTVCGCVVLVSCFCVLVFGFYRLRISIYESCSKKPDEIPATTAPPKEPAQTV, encoded by the exons ATGCGTGACAAGAGCCAGGAGCCATGTTGCCTGCCCCTGAAGGAGGAGTTCCAACGCTCCAAGTTCTCGCTGCATCACGATGATCCTGGCGTCTTTTGTCGTTCGCAATGGCAGAAGGGCGATCGGAATATCATCTGGCTGCTATACAGATGGATCCTGGCTGCTTTCTTCGCAGCCGGTGTGATCGGCAGCATGGTTCAGACCTTCAACGGTGGTCGCTGGTTCATTTATCTCACGGATTGGGGTTTTTCCCTGTGCTTTTATTGCTGCACCTATGGCGCCATAATCGCCACCATCTACTTCATAAAGCCCTCTTATTTCG CTCCTGGCAGTTGGGCCCTGAAGATCTACTGGATATCCCACTACACAACTGTAGTCCTAGCCATGCTGATCACCCTGGTCTTCTGGGCTGCCCTTTATCCTT CCATGCCAGGAATGGGTGCTGAGCTGTACAACTTGTGGGCCCATGCGTTTAACTCCATTTGCCTGGTGTTCGATTGCTTTATGGTGGCCTTCCCCACCAGAATTATGCACTTCGTGTATCCCTTCACCGCTGGCATTACCTATGGAGTATTCTCCTTGATCTACTTTTGGGCAGGCGGCATAGATCC AATGGGAAATCGCTTCATCTACTTCATCTTGGACTGGGAGCGACCAGGTCTGGCCATTGGCACTGTATGTGGATGTGTGGTTCTGGTCAGCTGCTTTTGTGTGTTGGTCTTTGGTTTCTACAGATTACGTATCTCTATTTACGAATCGTGCAGTAAGAAACCTGATGAAATTCCAGCCACTACTGCTCCACCCAAAGAACCAGCACAAACTGTTTGA
- the LOC6731593 gene encoding protein rolling stone has product MWLLSQWNTCSFISLHFTTNVITSSSRVHRIMVDANTESCCQPLKEEFQRSKFSLHHEDPGVFCRSQWQNGERNLIWVLYRWALAAFFAAGVIGSMMQDFNGGRWFIFLTDWGFTLCLFTCTYGAVIATIYYFNQSYFASGHCALKIYWISHYTTSVLSMLITTVFWAALSSTMPEVAGELYNLWCHAFNSICMVFDCFMVAYPNRLMHFVYPFSVVLIFLVHSLIYYWAGGTDIDGNRFIYFALDWARPGLAIGFVCASLALICCFSLVAFGIYRLRMSMYNCCGKRKEEAPALKATPNESSPTV; this is encoded by the exons ATGTGGCTATTAAGCCAATGGAACACCTGTTCCTTCATCAGTCTGCATTTTACCACCAACGTAATAACAAGCTCCAGTCGAGTCCATCGAATAATGGTTGATGCGAACACAGAGTCCTGTTGCCAGCCCCTAAAGGAGGAGTTTCAGCGCTCAAAGTTCTCGCTCCATCATGAAGATCCTGGAGTCTTTTGTCGATCGCAATGGCAGAATGGAGAGCGGAATTTAATCTGGGTTCTATATAGATGGGCTCTGGCTGCTTTCTTTGCCGCTGGAGTCATTGGCAGCATGATGCAGGATTTCAATGGCGGTCGATGGTTTATTTTTCTCACGGATTGGGGATTTACGCTGTGTCTATTTACCTGCACATACGGGGCTGTAATCGCTACTATTTACTACTTCAATCAGTCTTATTTTG CTTCTGGACATTGTGCTCTAAAAATTTACTGGATCTCACACTACACCACTTCGGTACTATCCATGTTGATTACCACCGTCTTCTGGGCAGCTCTATCATCAA CCATGCCAGAAGTGGCAGGTGAGCTTTACAACTTGTGGTGTCATGCATTCAACTCGATCTGCATGGTCTTCGATTGCTTTATGGTGGCTTATCCTAACCGTCTTATGCACTTTGTGTATCCCTTTTCGGTGGTGCTTATATTCTTGGTGCATTCCCTTATTTACTATTGGGCCGGCGGAACCGACAT CGACGGAAATCGCTTCATCTACTTCGCCCTGGATTGGGCTCGACCTGGTCTGGCGATTGGATTCGTTTGCGCGAGTTTGGCATTGATCTGTTGCTTTTCCCTCGTGGCCTTTGGAATTTACAGGCTGCGGATGTCAATGTACAACTGTTGTGGCAAAAGGAAGGAGGAAGCACCAGCCTTAAAAGCTACGCCCAATGAATCATCTCCAACTGTTTAG
- the LOC6731594 gene encoding COP9 signalosome complex subunit 2: protein MSDNDDDFMCDDDEDYGLEYSEDSNSEPDVDLENQYYNSKALKEEEPKAALASFQKVLDLENGEKGEWGFKALKQMIKINFRLCNYDEMMVRYKQLLTYIKSAVTRNHSEKSINSILDYISTSKNMALLQNFYETTLDALRDAKNDRLWFKTNTKLGKLYFDRSDFTKLQKILKQLHQSCQTDDGEDDLKKGTQLLEIYALEIQMYTVQKNNKKLKALYEQSLHIKSAIPHPLIMGVIRECGGKMHLREGEFEKAHTDFFEAFKNYDESGSPRRTTCLKYLVLANMLMKSGINPFDSQEAKPYKNDPEILAMTNLVNSYQNNDINEFETILRQHRSNIMADQFIREHIEDLLRNIRTQVLIKLIRPYKNIAIPFIANALNIEPAEVESLLVSCILDDTIKGRIDQVNQVLQLDKINSSASRYNALEKWSNQIQSLQFAVVQKMA, encoded by the exons ATGTCCGACAACGATGATGATTTCATGtgcgacgatgatgaggacTATGGATTG GAATATTCCGAGGATAGCAACTCGGAACCGGATGTGGATCTGGAGAATCAGTACTACAACAGCAAGGCTctgaaggaggaggagcccaAGGCGGCGTTGGCCAGTTTCCAGAAGGTGCTCGACCtggaaaatggcgaaaaaggAGAGTGGGGTTTCAAGGCGCTGAAGCAGATGATCAAGATCAACTTTAGGCTG TGCAACTACGATGAAATGATGGTGCGCTATAAGCAGCTACTCACCTACATCAAGAGTGCCGTCACCAGGAACCATTCGGAAAAGAGCATCAATTCGATCCTGGACTACATATCCACATCGAAGAAT ATGGCACTGCTCCAAAACTTTTACGAGACCACTCTGGATGCTTTGCGGGATGCCAAAAACGATCGTCTGTGGTTTAAGACCAACACCAAGCTGGGCAAACTCTACTTCGACCGCAGTGACTTCACCAAGCTGCAGAAGATACTAAAGCAATTGCATCAAAGCTGTCAGACGGACGATGGCGAGGATGACCTGAAGAAGGGCACCCAGCTCCTGGAAATCTATGCTCTGGAGATTCAGATGTATACGGTGcaaaagaacaacaagaaacTTAAGGCCCTCTATGAACAGTCACTCCACATCAAATCGGCCATTCCGCATCCCCTTATCATGGGTGTGATCCGTGAGTGCGGCGGTAAAATGCATCTACGAGAAGGCGAGTTCGAAAAGGCGCACACTGATTTCTTTGAGGCTTTCAAGAACTACGATGAGAGCGGTTCGCCGCGCAGAACCACTTGCCTAAAGTACTTGGTTTTGGCCAATAT GCTGATGAAATCAGGCATAAATCCCTTTGACTCACAGGAAGCCAAACCGTATAAGAATGATCCAGAAATCCTTGCCATGACAAACCTGGTAAATTCCTATCAAAACAACGACATCAATGAGTTTGAAACCATCTTGAGGCAACATCGCAGCAATATCATGGCCGATCAGTTTATACGTGAACACATCGAGGACTTGCTGCGTAACATTCGCACCCAGGTGCTTATAAAACTTATTCGGCCCTATAAGAACATCGCTATACCCTTCATAGCCAATGCACTGAACATAGAGCCAGCTGAGGTGGAAAGCCTGTTGGTTTCCTGCATTCTGGATGA CACAATCAAGGGGCGCATCGACCAGGTGAATCAGGTGCTGCAGCTGGACAAGATCAACAGCAGTGCCTCTCGGTACAATGCCCTGGAAAAATGGTCCAACCAAATCCAATCGCTGCAGTTCGCTGTGGTCCAGAAAATGGCCTAA
- the LOC27207473 gene encoding UPF0585 protein CG18661 isoform X1 has translation MSLTKRFLHILPRCSFAKRSHPSADRNSQPISEALLSQVDKTTQNLQLLEIASGSGQHAGFLAPLLPNISFQPTEYERNQFGSIAAYAGECPTGNIRPPFHVDITRDPGDWEAPPAPASYDYMFNSNMMHISPWACSIGLFRAAGQLLKKGGRMFTYGPYAQDGILVPQSNVDFDRSLRQRDASWGVRDIKDLKVLAAENGLQLEKLVEMPSNNKFLTWLKL, from the exons ATGAG cCTGACCAAGCGATTCCTGCACATCCTTCCCCGTTGCAGCTTCGCCAAGAGATCGCATCCCTCGGCGGATCGCAATTCGCAACCGATTTCGGAGGCGCTACTCTCTCAAGTGGACAAAACCACCCAGAATTTGCAATTGCTGGAGATTGCCTCGGGCTCGGGACAACATGCGGGATTCCTGGCGCCACTGCTGCCCAACATCAGCTTCCAGCCGACGGAGTACGAAAGGAATCAGTTCGGTTCGATTGCTGCCTACGCAGGGGAGTGTCCCACTGGAAATATTCGCCCGCCATTTCATGTGGACATCACCCGGGATCCCGGGGACTGGGAGGCTCCTCCAGCACCTGCCAGCTACGACTACATGTTCAATTCGAACATGATGCACATCAGTCCGTGGGCCTGCTCCATTGGACTATTCCGGGCCGCCGGACAGCTATTGAAGAAGGGCGGCAGGATGTTCACCTATGGACCATATGCACAAGACGGCATACTCGTGCCCCAGAGCAATGTGGACTTCGATCGCAGCCTGCGACAGAGGGACGCCTCCTGGGGCGTTCGCGACATTAAGGACCTGAAGGTCTTGGCGGCCGAAAATGGTctgcagctggaaaagctCGTGGAGATGCCGTCGAACAACAAGTTCCTGACCTGGCTAAAGCTATAA
- the LOC27207473 gene encoding UPF0585 protein CG18661 isoform X2 — MSFAKRSHPSADRNSQPISEALLSQVDKTTQNLQLLEIASGSGQHAGFLAPLLPNISFQPTEYERNQFGSIAAYAGECPTGNIRPPFHVDITRDPGDWEAPPAPASYDYMFNSNMMHISPWACSIGLFRAAGQLLKKGGRMFTYGPYAQDGILVPQSNVDFDRSLRQRDASWGVRDIKDLKVLAAENGLQLEKLVEMPSNNKFLTWLKL; from the exons ATGAG CTTCGCCAAGAGATCGCATCCCTCGGCGGATCGCAATTCGCAACCGATTTCGGAGGCGCTACTCTCTCAAGTGGACAAAACCACCCAGAATTTGCAATTGCTGGAGATTGCCTCGGGCTCGGGACAACATGCGGGATTCCTGGCGCCACTGCTGCCCAACATCAGCTTCCAGCCGACGGAGTACGAAAGGAATCAGTTCGGTTCGATTGCTGCCTACGCAGGGGAGTGTCCCACTGGAAATATTCGCCCGCCATTTCATGTGGACATCACCCGGGATCCCGGGGACTGGGAGGCTCCTCCAGCACCTGCCAGCTACGACTACATGTTCAATTCGAACATGATGCACATCAGTCCGTGGGCCTGCTCCATTGGACTATTCCGGGCCGCCGGACAGCTATTGAAGAAGGGCGGCAGGATGTTCACCTATGGACCATATGCACAAGACGGCATACTCGTGCCCCAGAGCAATGTGGACTTCGATCGCAGCCTGCGACAGAGGGACGCCTCCTGGGGCGTTCGCGACATTAAGGACCTGAAGGTCTTGGCGGCCGAAAATGGTctgcagctggaaaagctCGTGGAGATGCCGTCGAACAACAAGTTCCTGACCTGGCTAAAGCTATAA
- the LOC27208895 gene encoding trypsin-1 codes for MRSSIGLTGMAKTILQLFLCGILLVNVSLGATVRRPRLDGRIVGGQVASIKDIPYQVSLQRSYHFCGGSLIAQGWVLTAAHCTEGSAILLSKVRIGSSRTSVGGQLVGIKRVHRHPKFDAYTIDFDFSLLELEEYSAKNVTQAFVGLPEQDADIADGTPVLVSGWGNTQSAQETSAVLRSVTVPKVSQTQCTEAYGNFGSITDRMLCAGLPEGGKDACQGDSGGPLAADGVLWGVVSWGYGCARPNYPGVYSRVSAVRDWIGSVSGI; via the coding sequence ATGCGATCGAGCATTGGATTGACCGGCATGGCAAAGACGATTCTTCAACTGTTTCTCTGCGGGATTCTCCTGGTAAATGTGAGCTTGGGAGCCACTGTGAGGCGCCCTCGCCTGGATGGACGCATCGTGGGCGGCCAGGTGGCTAGCATAAAGGACATTCCCTATCAGGTCTCCCTGCAGCGTAGCTATCACTTCTGTGGTGGCTCCTTGATCGCTCAGGGCTGGGTGCTCACTGCGGCCCACTGCACTGAAGGATCGGCCATACTCTTATCCAAAGTTCGCATTGGCTCCTCGCGGACTTCTGTGGGCGGTCAGTTGGTGGGCATCAAGCGAGTCCATCGACATCCCAAATTCGATGCCTACACCATTGACTTTGACTTTTCGCTGCTCGAGCTGGAGGAATATAGTGCCAAGAACGTGACGCAGGCTTTCGTTGGGCTTCCCGAACAGGATGCGGACATTGCCGATGGTACTCCGGTACTGGTCTCCGGCTGGGGAAACACGCAGAGCGCCCAGGAGACCTCAGCCGTCCTGCGGTCCGTTACCGTGCCCAAAGTCAGTCAAACGCAGTGCACGGAGGCTTATGGCAACTTTGGCAGCATCACGGATCGCATGCTCTGCGCCGGATTGCCGGAGGGTGGCAAGGACGCCTGCCAAGGTGACTCCGGAGGACCACTCGCTGCTGATGGTGTCCTCTGGGGCGTGGTCTCCTGGGGCTACGGCTGTGCCCGACCAAACTATCCCGGCGTTTACTCGCGCGTCTCTGCGGTTCGTGACTGGATTGGCTCTGTTAGTGGCATTTGA
- the LOC6731595 gene encoding uncharacterized protein LOC6731595 — MWKKIVFCVVLVAFVAVPFANSLSCNKCTSPSGCKSPSSETCSNSTANANKNFLEGYHSNVPTVNGSLSFSCANLTYYHAANYTHTFEFLGCVFNETNVCNLALTNTASGWSRKCVQCGTDYCNPAGTYSSSVYTIVGSAIAVLLAKVLS; from the exons ATGTGGAAGAAAATAGTTTTCTGTGTGGTGCTTGTGGCCTTTGTGGCAGTGCCGTTCG cCAACTCACTGAGCTGCAACAAGTGCACCTCGCCGTCTGGATGCAAAAGTCCCTCCTCCGAAACTTGCTCCAATTCGACGGCCAATGCCAATAAGAATTTCTTGGAAGGATACCATAGTAATGTGCCCACCGTTAATGGCAGTCTGAGTTTTTCCTGTGCCAATCTCACTTACTACCATGCAGCAA ACTACACTCACACCTTTGAGTTCCTGGGCTGCGTCTTCAACGAGACAAATGTCTGCAATCTTGCCCTGACCAACACCGCGAGTGGATGGAGCAGGAAGTGCGTCCAGTGCGGCACCGACTACTGCAATCCAGCTGGAACCTACAGCAGCAGTGTCTATACAATCGTGGGATCCGCCATAGCcgtgcttttggccaaggtTCTAAGCTAA
- the LOC6731596 gene encoding uncharacterized protein LOC6731596, whose amino-acid sequence MYRKALIVSVLVAFVGVQIADSLVCYTCVTPKDCKSPKKVTCTNAAANETSHYLGVYHQNVRNLTSTRFDCLALKYTWNNDVVHQLHGCVHPSVGACSLALKPSYAHYNKTWCSTCSGNKCNKNPAGKMSSSNIAIAASVLGLLLVKMYA is encoded by the exons ATGTATAGGAAAGCTTTAATAGTCAGCGTACTTGTGGCCTTTGTGGGTGTGCAAATCG CTGATTCCCTGGTGTGTTACACCTGCGTAACGCCAAAGGACTGCAAGAGCCCCAAGAAAGTCACCTGCACGAATGCGGCTGCGAATGAGACTAGTCACTACCTGGGTGTCTATCATCAGAATGTTCGCAACTTAACCAGCACGCGATTCGATTGCCTGGCTCTTAAGTACACCTGGA ATAACGATGTCGTCCATCAGCTCCATGGCTGTGTGCATCCAAGTGTTGGAGCCTGCAGCTTAGCCCTTAAGCCGAGCTATGCTCACTACAATAAGACATGGTGTTCCACCTGTTCGGGCAACAAGTGCAACAAGAATCCGGCCGGAAAgatgagcagcagcaatatcGCCATCGCGGCCAGCGTTCTGGGTCTCTTGCTGGTCAAGATGTATGCCTAG
- the LOC6731597 gene encoding CCR4-NOT transcription complex subunit 9, giving the protein MSEEPIPVMTPQRQAEREKLYQLMIELAYPASREVALLELSKKNDPDLAPMLWNSFGTSYTLLQEVVNVYPFISNPILKANQSNRVCYALTLLQCVAAHPGTRPAFLRGQIPVYVYPFISTTFKSKPFEQLRLNSLGVIGALVETDDTEAISFLLSSEVVPLCLSNMLKGSKLTKSAAIKIIEKILLNKTGLSYICETHDRFARVATTLGKMTIRMMKYPCFRVLKRVVRCYLLITENELGRSALRVCLPDPLRDGTFSSAMQHDPCAKQWLKTLLKNLESRAPAVMLQVVESTEGS; this is encoded by the coding sequence ATGAGTGAGGAACCAATTCCGGTAATGACCCCCCAGAGGCAGGCCGAGCGGGAGAAGTTGTACCAGTTGATGATCGAGCTGGCCTATCCTGCCTCGCGGGAGGTCGCTCTGCTGGAGCTGAGCAAGAAGAACGATCCGGACCTGGCCCCCATGCTGTGGAACAGCTTCGGGACCAGCTACACCCTGCTGCAGGAGGTCGTCAACGTATACCCTTTTATATCGAATCCAATCTTGAAGGCCAACCAGTCGAACCGCGTGTGCTACGCCCTGACGTTGCTACAGTGCGTCGCCGCGCACCCGGGGACTCGCCCGGCCTTCCTGCGGGGCCAGATACCGGTGTACGTGTACCCCTTCATCTCGACCACGTTCAAGAGCAAGCCCTTCGAGCAGCTGCGCCTGAACAGTCTGGGCGTGATTGGTGCTCTGGTCGAGACCGACGACACGGAGGCCATCAGCTTTTTGCTGTCCAGCGAGGTCGTGCCTCTCTGCCTAAGCAACATGCTCAAGGGATCGAAGCTGACCAAGTCTGCGGCCATCAAAATCATTGAGAAGATACTGCTCAATAAGACGGGTCTATCGTACATCTGCGAGACCCACGATCGCTTCGCTCGGGTGGCCACCACCCTGGGCAAAATGACCATCCGAATGATGAAGTATCCATGCTTCCGGGTGCTGAAGCGTGTGGTGCGCTGCTATCTACTAATTACGGAAAATGAGCTCGGTCGCAGTGCACTGCGAGTGTGTCTGCCCGATCCGCTCCGTGACGGCACCTTTTCGTCGGCCATGCAACACGACCCGTGCGCCAAGCAGTGGCTGAAGACGCTGCTCAAGAACCTGGAGTCAAGAGCTCCTGCTGTTATGCTGCAGGTCGTCGAGTCGACAGAGGGCTCCTAG
- the LOC6731598 gene encoding mitochondrial 2-oxodicarboxylate carrier produces the protein MATPSEETVHSLAYWQFLAGGLSGFIEIICFHPLDVVKTRMQIQGAHPFGGEVVYTCPLDAIVKIYRYEGLFSLWKGIVPPICVETPKRGGKFLMYESFKPYFQFGAPKPTPLTHAMAGSMAAILESFIVNPFEVVKITQQAHREKHLKTLSVVKYIIKHDGYGIKGLYRGITALVARNAVFHFGFFGFYNALKDIVPSPEDKTYNILRKIIIAGLASSLACVMSVTLDMAKCRIQGPQPVKGEVKYQWTISTIKTTFKEEGFRSLFKGLGAMILRVGPGGAMLLVTYEYLFEFLKSQNI, from the coding sequence ATGGCGACCCCTTCTGAAGAGACGGTTCATTCACTGGCGTATTGGCAATTTTTGGCTGGCGGGTTGTCGGGCTTCATCGAGATTATCTGCTTTCATCCCCTCGATGTGGTTAAGACCCGGATGCAGATACAGGGTGCCCATCCATTTGGCGGCGAGGTTGTTTACACCTGTCCTCTGGATGCCATCGTCAAAATATATCGCTACGAGGGGTTGTTTTCCCTGTGGAAAGGTATTGTTCCCCCGATCTGCGTGGAAACTCCAAAGAGGGGCGGCAAGTTTTTGATGTACGAGAGCTTTAAGCCCTACTTCCAGTTTGGAGCCCCTAAACCAACTCCGCTGACCCACGCCATGGCCGGTTCGATGGCCGCAATTCTGGAGTCCTTTATCGTCAATCCCTTTGAGGTAGTCAAGATCACTCAGCAGGCTCATCGGGAGAAGCACCTGAAAACACTGTCGGTCGTTAAGTACATCATCAAGCATGATGGCTATGGCATCAAGGGATTGTATCGGGGTATCACTGCACTAGTGGCTCGAAATGCCGTCTTTCACTTTGGATTCTTTGGTTTTTACAATGCGCTCAAAGACATTGTTCCAAGCCCGGAGGATAAGACATATAACATCCTGCGAAAGATCATCATAGCTGGGTTGGCCAGTTCCCTGGCTTGCGTGATGAGTGTTACGTTGGATATGGCCAAGTGCAGGATTCAAGGACCCCAGCCAGTGAAGGGCGAGGTGAAGTACCAGTGGACCATAAGCACGATTAAAACAACCTTCAAGGAGGAGGGTTTTCGATCGTTGTTCAAGGGTCTGGGGGCGATGATCCTGCGTGTCGGCCCTGGTGGGGCCATGCTCCTGGTGACCTACGAGTATTTATTTGAGTTCCTTAAAAGCCAAAATATTtga